A stretch of Clostridium formicaceticum DNA encodes these proteins:
- a CDS encoding ATP-dependent Clp protease ATP-binding subunit, whose product MKKCSICNKNTAVVFATKFENGKSEMKGICIPCAKKMGLPVVDQLMQQTGMTEEEIENLTEDIADTFEEEEMDMGGLENHPSLMNLFNNDSSLGEDDTHYTSRASDYAEEDTKKKKSKRKKKNLEMYGTNLTEKAKNNEVDRVVGRHREIDRVVQILNRRTKNNPILVGEPGVGKTAIAEGLALRIIEKQVPAKLFNVEVYLLDLTAIVAGTQFRGQFEGRMKAIIKEAQDCGNIILVIDEVHNIMGAGEVHGGVMNAANILKPALAKGEIQIIGATTLEEYRKHIEKDTALERRFQPVIVEEPTIEETIEILKGIRGYYEEYHKVKISDKVIEAAAKLSERYITDRYLPDKAIDVIDEAGSRANLKNQGLVELEALREAYRNMQYKRELAAEGSNYEKAAEYKVEECRLLDKIKLLEEACEDIQITEEDVAFVIEAWTKIPVQKITEKEAQKLLKLEDHLHQRIIGQKEAIKSLARTIRRNRSGFRKKKKPSSFIFVGPTGVGKTEVVRALAEELFGSEEAMIRMDMSEYMEKHTVSKLIGAPPGYVGYDQGGQLTEKVRRKPYSVILLDEMEKAHPDVFNLLLQILEDGRLTDSQGRTVYFENAVIIMTSNVGTQLKSTGIGFGKDHYEVLEGRIKEALRETFRPEFLNRIDETIVFTKLNKEELYKIIDLMLKEVLEEVKEKDMTLEVTEEVKAFILEKGYDEKYGARPLRRTIQKYIEDEIAEDYLQNKFVEGDHIKIALKEGKVMLETAQ is encoded by the coding sequence ATGAAGAAATGTTCTATTTGTAATAAAAATACAGCGGTTGTTTTTGCAACAAAGTTTGAAAATGGAAAATCGGAGATGAAGGGGATTTGTATACCCTGCGCTAAAAAAATGGGGCTACCAGTTGTAGATCAGCTGATGCAGCAAACTGGTATGACGGAGGAAGAGATTGAAAATCTTACAGAAGATATTGCTGATACCTTTGAAGAGGAAGAGATGGATATGGGAGGGTTAGAAAATCATCCTTCTCTTATGAACTTATTTAATAATGATTCTTCTTTAGGTGAAGATGACACCCATTACACTTCTAGGGCTTCTGATTATGCGGAGGAGGACACTAAAAAGAAAAAAAGCAAACGCAAAAAAAAGAATTTGGAGATGTATGGAACCAATTTAACAGAGAAGGCTAAAAATAATGAAGTTGATAGAGTGGTTGGAAGACATAGAGAAATAGATCGGGTGGTTCAGATTCTAAATAGAAGAACAAAGAATAATCCTATACTGGTAGGAGAACCCGGTGTAGGAAAAACCGCTATAGCAGAAGGATTGGCTCTTCGTATTATAGAAAAACAGGTTCCAGCAAAATTGTTTAACGTGGAAGTGTATCTTCTGGATTTGACTGCTATCGTAGCAGGAACACAGTTTCGAGGCCAATTTGAAGGTCGTATGAAAGCCATTATCAAGGAAGCGCAGGACTGTGGAAATATTATCTTAGTGATTGATGAAGTCCACAATATTATGGGGGCCGGCGAAGTTCATGGAGGCGTGATGAATGCTGCCAACATTTTGAAACCAGCTCTGGCAAAGGGAGAAATACAAATTATTGGTGCCACTACCCTTGAAGAGTATAGAAAGCATATCGAAAAGGATACTGCTTTAGAGAGGAGATTTCAACCGGTAATTGTAGAAGAACCTACAATAGAAGAAACAATTGAAATTTTAAAGGGTATAAGAGGCTATTATGAAGAATATCACAAAGTAAAAATATCTGATAAGGTGATAGAAGCGGCGGCAAAGTTATCAGAAAGATACATTACAGATAGATATCTGCCGGATAAGGCCATTGATGTTATTGACGAAGCGGGTTCTAGGGCCAATTTAAAGAACCAAGGTTTAGTAGAATTAGAAGCTTTAAGAGAAGCCTACAGAAATATGCAGTATAAAAGAGAACTAGCAGCAGAAGGAAGTAATTATGAAAAGGCTGCAGAATATAAAGTAGAGGAATGCAGATTGCTGGACAAGATAAAGCTTCTTGAAGAAGCTTGCGAGGATATACAGATTACAGAGGAGGATGTTGCCTTTGTCATAGAAGCTTGGACCAAAATACCTGTGCAGAAAATCACAGAAAAAGAAGCTCAAAAACTCCTAAAACTAGAGGACCACTTACATCAGCGTATTATAGGACAAAAGGAAGCCATCAAAAGTCTTGCTAGGACTATACGCCGTAATCGTTCAGGCTTTAGGAAAAAGAAGAAGCCCTCTTCCTTCATTTTTGTAGGACCTACAGGGGTAGGAAAAACAGAAGTAGTAAGGGCTTTGGCGGAAGAACTTTTTGGCAGTGAAGAAGCGATGATTCGTATGGATATGTCTGAGTATATGGAAAAGCACACGGTTTCTAAGTTAATCGGTGCACCTCCAGGCTATGTAGGCTACGATCAAGGGGGACAATTGACAGAAAAAGTAAGAAGAAAACCTTATTCTGTTATTCTTCTAGATGAAATGGAAAAAGCCCATCCTGATGTGTTCAATCTATTATTACAAATTCTTGAAGATGGTAGACTAACGGATAGCCAAGGACGCACTGTTTATTTTGAAAATGCTGTTATTATTATGACTTCTAATGTAGGAACACAACTAAAATCCACAGGTATCGGTTTTGGAAAAGATCATTATGAAGTCTTAGAAGGTCGCATAAAAGAAGCCCTAAGAGAGACCTTTAGACCAGAGTTTCTAAATAGAATAGATGAGACGATTGTATTTACTAAGCTTAATAAGGAGGAACTTTACAAGATCATAGATTTAATGCTGAAGGAAGTACTAGAAGAAGTAAAGGAAAAAGATATGACATTAGAGGTTACTGAGGAAGTAAAGGCATTTATCTTAGAAAAGGGTTATGATGAAAAATATGGTGCGAGACCTTTGCGAAGGACAATTCAGAAGTATATTGAAGATGAAATTGCTGAAGATTATTTACAAAACAAGTTTGTAGAGGGAGATCATATCAAGATTGCTTTGAAGGAAGGAAAAGTTATGCTGGAGACAGCACAGTAG
- a CDS encoding branched-chain amino acid aminotransferase yields MNKNVDIDWSKLAFNYIKTDLRYISRWKDGQWDEGKLVEDNQLTISEASTALHYGQQCFEGLKAYSTKDGGIQLFRPDENAKRMNSSCRRVLMPEVPVEKFIDACVQVVKANAAYVPPYGTGATLYLRPFVIGVGDNVGVKPAPEYIFCVFCVPVGPYFKGGLAPVNFIVSEYDRAAPYGTGGAKVGGNYAASLYPHEIAVEKGFADCIYLDPATHTKIEEVGAANFFGITKDNKFITPKSPSILPSITKYSLMHIAKEYLDMEVEERDVLVDALDEFKEAGACGTAAVITPIGGIQYKEKLHVFHSETEVGPVTKKLYDTLYGIQFGDVQSPEGWIVKVK; encoded by the coding sequence ATGAATAAGAATGTAGATATCGATTGGAGTAAACTAGCTTTTAATTACATCAAAACAGACCTTCGCTATATCTCTAGATGGAAGGATGGTCAATGGGATGAAGGGAAATTAGTGGAAGATAATCAGCTTACGATAAGCGAAGCTTCTACTGCCCTTCACTATGGGCAACAGTGCTTTGAAGGATTAAAAGCCTATAGCACAAAGGATGGGGGTATTCAGCTTTTTAGACCTGACGAAAATGCTAAGCGCATGAACAGCAGCTGCAGACGTGTTTTAATGCCCGAAGTGCCAGTAGAAAAATTCATTGATGCATGTGTTCAAGTAGTTAAAGCAAATGCAGCTTACGTACCACCTTACGGCACTGGCGCAACCCTTTACTTAAGACCCTTTGTGATTGGTGTTGGGGATAATGTTGGTGTAAAACCTGCACCAGAATACATATTCTGTGTATTTTGTGTTCCTGTGGGCCCCTACTTTAAAGGCGGACTAGCCCCTGTAAACTTTATTGTTTCTGAATATGACAGAGCAGCACCTTATGGTACAGGCGGCGCAAAGGTTGGAGGCAACTATGCTGCTAGCCTTTATCCCCATGAAATAGCAGTAGAAAAGGGTTTTGCAGATTGTATCTACCTAGACCCAGCTACCCACACGAAAATCGAAGAGGTCGGTGCAGCAAATTTCTTTGGTATTACAAAAGATAATAAATTTATCACACCAAAATCCCCCTCTATTTTACCTAGCATCACAAAATACTCTCTGATGCACATAGCGAAGGAATATCTCGACATGGAGGTAGAGGAAAGAGATGTATTGGTGGATGCTCTGGATGAATTTAAGGAGGCTGGTGCCTGCGGAACTGCTGCTGTAATTACCCCTATCGGCGGTATTCAATATAAAGAAAAGCTTCATGTTTTTCACAGCGAAACTGAAGTTGGCCCTGTAACTAAGAAACTCTATGATACCCTTTATGGTATTCAATTTGGAGATGTACAATCACCTGAAGGATGGATTGTAAAGGTAAAATAA
- a CDS encoding glycosyltransferase family 2 protein yields the protein MLSITSFVFGTVILYYCILTVFGLHYRGKNKERSSLKAYPSVDILIPAHNEGKVIQKTLEAMVRLEYPGDLYIYLLNDHSQDETGRIAEDFSKKFKNIYHIGVPKGEPKGKSRVLNYGLQISKSTYFAVYDADNQPEPQAVKRLVEAAETVSNAVGAVGYVRTINEKANWLTRMISLEFQIFQLLMQSGRWALFKTGSLTGTNMLLRRSILEEIGEYDVYALAEDAELTLRITGAGGLLPIVPEAVTWEQEPQQIKVLIKQRTRWLQGNLYLLEKMATSFAYYKGKILVHTLQHILVYVIFLVFLVISDVWFMAGLLGFVRIEASVPMMLMWYVSYVLYTSQLFSAQMMENTFSPLNILIGFIMYFTYAQLFIFLFFRSLYYYIKAKKKRQIISWEKTIRF from the coding sequence ATGTTATCTATAACTTCCTTTGTATTTGGCACTGTGATTTTGTATTATTGTATATTGACGGTTTTTGGCCTACATTACCGAGGTAAAAACAAAGAAAGATCATCTTTGAAGGCCTATCCAAGCGTGGATATCCTCATACCTGCACACAATGAAGGGAAGGTAATACAAAAAACCTTAGAAGCAATGGTGAGATTAGAATATCCAGGAGACCTTTATATTTATCTATTAAACGATCATTCACAGGACGAAACAGGGAGGATTGCAGAGGATTTTTCTAAAAAATTTAAAAATATATATCACATAGGTGTGCCAAAAGGAGAACCTAAGGGAAAATCTAGGGTTTTAAACTATGGTTTACAGATTTCTAAATCCACGTATTTTGCTGTTTATGATGCTGATAACCAACCGGAACCTCAAGCGGTAAAACGGTTGGTAGAAGCAGCGGAGACGGTATCTAATGCGGTGGGTGCTGTAGGCTATGTAAGAACGATTAATGAAAAGGCAAACTGGCTTACAAGAATGATTTCTTTAGAGTTTCAGATATTTCAGCTATTAATGCAATCGGGAAGGTGGGCTTTATTCAAGACAGGCTCTCTTACAGGAACGAATATGCTTTTAAGGCGTTCTATTCTTGAGGAAATTGGAGAATATGATGTATATGCTCTAGCTGAGGATGCGGAGCTAACCTTAAGAATCACTGGGGCGGGTGGATTGTTGCCTATTGTACCAGAAGCCGTTACCTGGGAACAGGAACCCCAACAAATCAAGGTGTTGATTAAGCAAAGAACCCGATGGCTTCAAGGAAATTTATACTTATTGGAAAAGATGGCTACCTCTTTTGCGTACTATAAGGGAAAAATATTAGTACATACGCTGCAGCACATTTTAGTTTATGTTATTTTTTTAGTTTTTTTAGTGATTTCAGATGTTTGGTTTATGGCAGGACTATTAGGTTTTGTTAGGATAGAAGCATCAGTACCTATGATGCTGATGTGGTATGTTTCTTATGTTTTATATACGTCCCAATTATTTAGTGCACAAATGATGGAGAATACTTTTTCTCCCTTGAATATATTGATAGGTTTTATCATGTATTTCACTTATGCACAGCTTTTTATTTTTCTTTTCTTTAGAAGTCTATACTATTACATAAAAGCTAAGAAAAAGAGGCAAATTATATCATGGGAAAAGACGATCCGTTTTTAA
- a CDS encoding UxaA family hydrolase, translating to MNFLGYKRPDGKVGIRNHVLILPTCACSSETCRVVASQVTGAVSIVNQNGCAQVKGDLEITKQVLAGLAANPNVYGTILIGLGCENAQPDDMETLIQSMTNKPLKTLVIQEEGGTIATVKKATEYARKMVQEATMLQKESFDISELIVGTECGGSDPTSGIASNPVVGNLSDRLVDLGSSSILSETTEFIGAEHILAERGATPEIKEQILHIVKRYEEHIKKAGESLREGNPSPGNKAGGITTLEEKSLGCIHKGGHRPVVEVVDYAEIPKKKGLIVMDTPGYDIASVTGMAAGGCQVIVFTTGRGTPTGNAIVPVIKITGNRQTYEKMEDNIDFNVSPVVEGNKTIIEMGEELLKEVIDVANGKFTKAETLGFNEIAINRLCNYV from the coding sequence ATGAATTTTTTAGGATATAAAAGACCAGATGGAAAAGTAGGGATTAGAAATCATGTGTTGATTCTTCCAACCTGTGCTTGCTCCAGTGAGACCTGTAGGGTTGTAGCATCTCAAGTAACCGGTGCTGTTAGCATTGTGAATCAAAACGGATGTGCTCAGGTAAAGGGTGATCTTGAAATCACAAAGCAGGTATTGGCAGGTTTAGCTGCTAATCCTAATGTTTATGGAACAATATTAATTGGTTTAGGGTGTGAAAATGCTCAGCCGGATGATATGGAAACCCTTATTCAGTCTATGACCAATAAGCCTCTGAAAACATTAGTGATTCAGGAGGAAGGGGGTACCATTGCTACAGTAAAGAAAGCAACAGAATATGCAAGAAAAATGGTGCAAGAAGCAACGATGTTGCAAAAAGAATCTTTTGATATTTCAGAGCTTATCGTAGGAACAGAATGTGGTGGTTCTGATCCAACCTCGGGAATTGCTTCTAACCCCGTAGTAGGAAATTTAAGCGATAGGCTCGTTGATCTAGGTTCTTCTTCTATACTAAGTGAAACAACTGAATTTATAGGAGCGGAGCATATATTGGCAGAAAGAGGAGCAACACCAGAAATCAAAGAGCAAATCCTTCATATTGTGAAACGCTATGAAGAACATATCAAAAAAGCTGGTGAGAGTTTAAGAGAAGGAAATCCTTCTCCTGGAAACAAGGCAGGAGGCATCACAACCCTTGAAGAAAAGTCTCTTGGCTGTATTCATAAAGGAGGACATCGACCTGTAGTGGAGGTTGTAGATTATGCAGAAATACCAAAAAAGAAGGGGCTGATCGTTATGGATACCCCTGGCTATGATATAGCTTCAGTGACTGGAATGGCAGCAGGGGGATGTCAGGTAATTGTTTTTACTACTGGTAGAGGAACCCCTACAGGAAATGCTATTGTACCGGTTATAAAAATCACAGGAAACAGACAAACCTATGAGAAGATGGAAGATAATATCGACTTTAATGTAAGTCCTGTGGTGGAAGGCAACAAAACTATCATAGAAATGGGAGAAGAGCTTTTAAAAGAAGTTATTGATGTTGCAAATGGTAAATTTACTAAGGCAGAGACATTAGGCTTTAATGAAATAGCTATAAATAGACTTTGTAATTATGTATAA
- a CDS encoding UxaA family hydrolase: MKAETLAVNALVISETDSVAVAIHEMKVGDKAIFKIEEEIKEISILQDIPIYHKFATKDMKAGDLVFKYGQVIGQALEDILAGQHVHTHNVVSIREGIEE, from the coding sequence ATGAAAGCAGAAACTTTAGCGGTAAATGCGCTGGTGATTAGTGAGACGGATAGCGTCGCGGTAGCGATTCATGAGATGAAGGTAGGAGACAAGGCTATTTTTAAAATAGAAGAAGAAATCAAAGAAATTTCTATCCTTCAAGATATTCCTATTTACCATAAATTTGCTACGAAGGACATGAAAGCAGGAGATTTAGTATTTAAGTATGGGCAGGTAATTGGACAGGCCCTAGAAGATATTTTAGCGGGACAGCATGTTCATACCCATAATGTAGTAAGTATTCGTGAAGGTATCGAAGAATAA
- a CDS encoding sigma 54-interacting transcriptional regulator — MEDILLVAPYRELAILAEEYRNKTNLPFSTVIGNLDEGLDEIKESIKKGSKIIVTRGGTAKYLKENLSVPVIEIPVTSFDILKAIGNVSSKGYKKIAFLTTSNIIFKTEHFNRIMDITLQFESCEEVKDLPERVKFLVDKKAIDAIIGDVIATNESIKNGVYGELLQSGEESIKYALEEAERVLKMNMRERARVKEMETILNMIDEAVLTIDKDEVVTVYNSKAEKIFGKAKDRVIGRKIKDCLPNSTLTKVLRSSAGEANMIMEVNDKKVVSNRIPITIDQHLHGAVAIFEEIKSIQKLELNIRKKLNEKGFVAKHSFLDIIGSSNGLKGLIYQAQRYAKSEGTVLIYGETGTGKEIFAQSIHNDSKRVKGPFVSINCAAINENLLESELFGYEAGAFTGALRGGKEGLFELAHGGTLFLDEIGETSLSFQAKLLRVLQEKEIRKIGGDKVIPIDVRIICATNRNLKEEVRNKGFREDLYYRLSVLELNLLPLRERREDVVPMAIAFLKEQCVKENRNMYWKNDNIFAPLLAYDWYGNARELKNFIERLVICCYSNELTENFVKEMLGSKLEKDGEQDTITIGFTEDMKVVEREVLKQLLDRYNGDKERLCKALNISTTTLWRKLSYKNEMDIS, encoded by the coding sequence ATGGAGGATATATTATTAGTAGCTCCCTATCGTGAACTTGCGATTTTAGCAGAGGAGTATAGAAACAAGACAAACCTGCCTTTTTCTACTGTAATAGGCAACTTAGACGAAGGATTGGATGAAATAAAAGAAAGTATAAAAAAGGGTTCTAAGATTATTGTGACGAGGGGAGGCACAGCAAAATATCTCAAGGAGAATTTATCTGTGCCGGTCATAGAAATTCCTGTAACCTCCTTCGATATTTTAAAGGCCATAGGCAACGTAAGCAGCAAGGGGTATAAAAAAATAGCCTTTTTAACCACTTCAAATATTATTTTTAAAACAGAGCACTTTAATAGAATTATGGATATTACACTGCAGTTTGAGTCCTGTGAGGAGGTAAAGGACTTACCTGAGAGGGTAAAGTTTTTAGTAGATAAAAAAGCAATAGATGCTATTATAGGAGATGTTATAGCCACCAATGAATCTATCAAAAATGGTGTTTATGGAGAGTTGTTACAATCCGGGGAGGAATCCATTAAATATGCTCTAGAAGAAGCCGAAAGAGTCCTGAAAATGAATATGAGGGAGAGGGCTAGAGTAAAGGAAATGGAGACGATCTTGAACATGATTGATGAAGCAGTACTTACGATTGATAAAGATGAAGTGGTGACGGTTTATAATAGTAAGGCAGAGAAGATTTTTGGTAAAGCAAAGGATCGGGTAATTGGACGGAAAATAAAAGATTGTCTTCCCAATAGTACATTAACCAAGGTGCTGCGAAGCAGTGCGGGGGAAGCCAACATGATTATGGAGGTAAATGATAAAAAAGTTGTATCCAATAGAATTCCTATTACGATTGATCAACATCTTCATGGAGCGGTGGCAATTTTTGAAGAAATAAAAAGCATACAAAAACTAGAACTAAATATAAGAAAAAAATTAAATGAAAAAGGATTTGTAGCAAAACATAGTTTTTTAGACATAATCGGCAGCAGCAATGGGCTTAAGGGATTAATTTATCAAGCTCAGAGATATGCTAAATCGGAAGGAACAGTTTTGATTTATGGAGAAACGGGAACAGGAAAAGAAATATTTGCTCAAAGCATTCATAATGATAGTAAAAGGGTAAAAGGCCCTTTTGTATCGATTAACTGTGCGGCTATTAACGAAAATCTTTTAGAAAGTGAACTGTTTGGTTATGAAGCAGGGGCCTTTACAGGGGCTCTTAGGGGAGGTAAAGAGGGGCTGTTTGAATTGGCTCACGGAGGAACCTTATTTTTAGATGAAATAGGCGAAACCTCCTTGAGCTTTCAAGCCAAGCTTTTAAGAGTATTGCAAGAAAAAGAGATAAGAAAGATCGGTGGCGATAAAGTAATTCCTATAGATGTACGAATTATATGTGCCACCAATAGGAATTTAAAGGAAGAAGTGAGGAATAAGGGGTTTCGAGAAGATTTATACTATCGATTAAGTGTATTAGAACTAAATCTACTTCCCCTCAGAGAAAGGAGGGAAGATGTGGTGCCTATGGCGATTGCATTTTTGAAGGAGCAGTGTGTTAAAGAAAATAGAAACATGTATTGGAAAAATGATAACATATTTGCTCCGCTTCTAGCTTACGATTGGTATGGTAATGCTAGAGAGCTGAAAAACTTTATAGAACGATTGGTGATCTGCTGTTATAGCAACGAACTTACAGAAAACTTTGTTAAGGAAATGCTAGGTTCCAAGCTGGAGAAAGATGGTGAACAAGATACTATTACTATCGGTTTTACGGAGGATATGAAGGTAGTAGAGAGAGAGGTGTTGAAGCAGTTGCTTGATAGATATAATGGGGATAAGGAAAGACTATGTAAGGCGCTTAACATCAGCACTACAACCCTATGGAGAAAGTTAAGTTACAAAAATGAAATGGATATTTCATAA
- a CDS encoding ABC-F family ATP-binding cassette domain-containing protein, whose amino-acid sequence MSILTVKNLSHGFGDRAIFNNVSFRLLKGEHIGLIGANGEGKSSFMNIITGKLEPDEGQIEWAKQVRIGYLDQHTLLQKGMTIRTVLKGAFQYLFDLETQMNEICDKMGEASPEELEQLLEDMGTIQDTLTNNDFYIIDSKVEEIGRGLGLEDIGLDKDVHDLSGGQRTKVLLAKLLLEKPDILLLDEPTNYLDEQHIEWLKRYLQEYENAFILISHDIPFLNSVINLIYHMENQELNRYVGDYDNFLQVYDVKKQQLESAYRKQQQEIEELKDFVARNKARVSTRNMAMSRQKKLDKMEVIELAREKPKPEFNFKESRTSGKLIFETKELVIGYDEPLSKPLNLRMERGQKIALVGANGLGKTTLLKSILSEIKAISGSVELGDYLHLGYFQQEIKEANYKTCIEEVWQDFPSYSQYEVRAALAKCGLTTQHIESKVVVLSGGEQAKVRLCKLINKETNLLILDEPTNHLDVEAKEELKRALQAYRGSLLLICHEPEFYRDVVTDVWNCETWTTKIV is encoded by the coding sequence ATGAGTATTTTAACAGTAAAAAACTTGAGTCATGGCTTCGGGGACCGAGCAATCTTTAATAATGTTTCCTTTCGACTTTTAAAGGGTGAACATATAGGTCTTATCGGAGCAAACGGCGAAGGTAAATCTAGCTTTATGAATATTATTACGGGAAAACTGGAGCCTGACGAAGGCCAAATAGAATGGGCAAAGCAGGTTAGAATTGGCTATCTAGATCAACATACCCTTCTTCAAAAAGGTATGACGATTCGTACTGTCCTAAAAGGGGCTTTTCAGTACCTTTTCGATTTAGAAACCCAGATGAATGAGATTTGCGACAAAATGGGAGAAGCTTCTCCGGAGGAACTAGAGCAGTTATTGGAAGATATGGGCACCATCCAAGATACCTTGACCAATAATGATTTTTACATTATCGATTCAAAGGTGGAGGAAATCGGTCGTGGTTTAGGACTGGAGGATATCGGTCTCGACAAGGATGTTCATGATTTAAGTGGGGGACAACGAACAAAGGTCCTACTGGCAAAGTTATTGCTAGAAAAACCAGACATCCTCCTTCTAGACGAGCCTACCAACTATCTTGACGAACAGCATATAGAATGGTTAAAACGTTACCTTCAGGAGTATGAAAATGCGTTTATCTTAATTTCCCACGATATTCCATTCCTCAATAGTGTCATCAACTTGATCTATCATATGGAAAACCAGGAGTTAAACCGTTATGTTGGTGATTACGACAATTTCCTTCAGGTTTATGACGTAAAAAAACAACAGCTAGAGTCTGCTTATAGAAAGCAACAGCAGGAAATTGAAGAACTTAAGGATTTTGTTGCTAGAAACAAAGCTAGAGTATCCACCAGGAACATGGCCATGTCCCGCCAAAAAAAATTGGATAAAATGGAGGTCATCGAACTAGCGCGTGAAAAACCCAAACCAGAATTTAACTTTAAAGAGTCCAGAACCTCTGGTAAACTGATTTTTGAAACCAAAGAGCTTGTCATTGGCTATGATGAGCCTCTTTCAAAACCACTCAACCTTCGAATGGAACGAGGACAAAAAATAGCACTTGTTGGAGCGAATGGACTAGGGAAAACTACGCTGCTAAAAAGTATTCTCAGTGAAATCAAGGCGATTTCTGGATCAGTAGAATTAGGGGACTACCTTCATCTAGGTTATTTCCAACAAGAAATCAAGGAAGCGAACTATAAAACCTGTATCGAGGAGGTATGGCAAGACTTCCCCTCCTATAGCCAGTATGAAGTTCGTGCTGCTCTAGCAAAATGTGGACTAACCACACAACATATAGAAAGCAAGGTAGTGGTACTAAGTGGTGGAGAGCAGGCAAAGGTTCGATTGTGCAAACTAATCAATAAAGAAACCAACCTCTTGATTCTAGATGAGCCTACCAACCATTTAGATGTAGAAGCAAAGGAGGAGCTGAAACGTGCCCTTCAAGCCTATAGAGGCAGTCTCCTTCTGATTTGCCATGAACCAGAATTTTATCGAGACGTTGTTACAGATGTTTGGAACTGCGAGACTTGGACAACGAAGATTGTTTAA
- a CDS encoding amidohydrolase family protein — translation MLIDAHIHVALNPLYNRQTWEAADREKKVVWLREILQQYKRRKIYILRDGGDRIFASKLAREVAKEEGMIYKSPIYALYKKGHYGSFLGKSIEGLEDFKKAFKLLLEHQPDHLKIILTGMVNFQKYGDVGETAFTLEMLKYMVEAAKDHNLPVMVHANGPGGVRKAIKAGAHTIEHGYLMSEAEVYAMAEKDIVWIPTLAPLGNILKANEDRFKQEREVIQKVYDGQLENIKKAIEIGTKVALGSDAGSYSVHHGSGLLDEIEHFQAIGIEEKEAEKIAFENGLKALNINRDILEKEVLLNL, via the coding sequence ATGTTAATCGATGCGCATATACATGTAGCTTTAAATCCTTTGTACAATAGGCAAACATGGGAGGCGGCTGACAGGGAGAAGAAAGTAGTTTGGCTGAGGGAAATTTTACAGCAGTATAAAAGACGGAAAATTTATATCTTGAGAGACGGTGGAGATAGAATCTTTGCTTCCAAATTAGCAAGAGAAGTTGCTAAAGAAGAAGGCATGATTTATAAATCCCCTATCTATGCTCTATACAAAAAAGGACATTATGGTTCTTTCTTAGGAAAGTCTATTGAGGGGTTAGAGGATTTTAAAAAAGCCTTTAAACTTCTTTTAGAACATCAGCCAGATCATTTAAAAATCATCTTAACAGGCATGGTAAACTTCCAAAAATATGGGGATGTTGGAGAAACTGCCTTTACCTTAGAAATGCTAAAGTATATGGTGGAAGCGGCAAAGGACCACAACCTGCCTGTGATGGTACATGCCAATGGTCCAGGAGGGGTAAGAAAAGCCATAAAAGCAGGAGCCCATACAATAGAGCATGGCTACTTAATGTCAGAGGCGGAGGTTTACGCTATGGCTGAAAAGGACATCGTATGGATTCCAACCTTAGCGCCTTTAGGAAATATTTTAAAGGCTAACGAAGATCGATTTAAGCAGGAAAGAGAAGTCATCCAAAAGGTATACGATGGACAGTTGGAAAATATAAAGAAGGCTATTGAAATCGGAACAAAGGTAGCTTTGGGTAGTGATGCAGGTTCTTACAGTGTCCATCATGGCAGTGGGCTGTTGGATGAAATAGAGCATTTTCAAGCAATAGGCATAGAGGAGAAGGAAGCAGAGAAAATTGCTTTTGAGAATGGTTTAAAGGCACTGAATATAAATAGAGATATTTTAGAAAAAGAGGTCCTTCTTAATTTATAA